The DNA segment GTCAAATCTCTGCTCGCCGCCGGCGCCATGGGTCTCTTTGCCCTCTCCTACTATCCCATCGAAGCCATGCTCCGACCGATGATGGACGGCGGTGCCGCCCGTACTCTCATCCAACTGGTGATACTCGTCGTCGTGGTCGGGCTTGCCGCCATCCTTTACGGCGTGTTGCTCTACGTCCTCGGCGTACGTGAGATCCGCGACATCGTCGCCATCATCAAAGGTAAATTGAAAAAGCGCACAGCACACTCCCACTGACACGGGACAATCGACACAGCGACGGCTCGGCCGTCGTTTTTTTGCGTGTTTAGATTTAAGGCATAAAAAAACCTCGGTCTACCGAGGATCGCCGAAGGACGTTCACGTCCCATCACATAAGTTCAGTTTTCAGTTTTTTAAGAGCTCTCGCTTTGGCGTTAATCACCGTGCGCGGCGCAAGACCCAGTCGCTCACCGATAGCCTTGTGAGACAAGCCGTCTCGATAGTAGTAGAGCACCACCTCCCGCTCCCGCACTGTCAGTCTTTGAAGTGCCTCTCGAAGCGCCTTTCCTGTCTCCTCGCTAAAGAGTCCCTCTGTCACATCCGCCTCGTCGGCAATGCGCTCCAACGCACCGTCCTTTGAGGTCTCCCGGGCGGTCTTCACACTCAGGTAGCGAAAAGTTTCCAAATAGTAATAGCGAAGATAGTTCTTAATCAAATTTAAAAACCTCCCCTTCTTGGGGTCGTAGCGCCGCAAGCACTCCAGTACCACCACACATCCGTCGTGAAACAAATCCTCATACTCCGAGCTCACCGGACAGTACCGCTGCATCTGGGCGAGGATCAGCGGCTTCACCGCAAGAATCAGCGCCATCTGCGCCTCATGGGTGGGACACGCCATCACAGTCTCTAAAATACGTTCAAACGATTCGTAGGTCATAAGCACTCCTTTCAAATAATATAGATAAAACGTTTGTTCTATTCTTATTTTACGAATATACGTTCGTTTTGTCAAGCACCCTGCACTCGCTCCGTTATACACGGTCACATATAAAAAAAGAGACCCTTTCAGGTCTCTTGATACATGATCTTTTACTTATAGTCGTCAGTGAAGGTAACAATGTCCGTTTTGATATAGGTCTTGCCGTCTTTGACATAGTAGTAATCAATTTGAACCTCATTGCCCGGAAGCTCTTTTAAAAATTGCGGAGTCTCCGGTAAGAAGTATTTCAAAATCCCCGCGGCCGCAGACAGCTCGCCTTTACTCAGTCGGACAAGATCCTCCCGCTCAATAAACCGCGACTTCGACACGTCGTTCACATTTGTCACTTTCACCTTGGACAAAGTTTCCGGCACGTCGCCCCGTTTCCAGTGTCCCGCCGTGATAAAATTCACCATCGCTGTAGGCAATCCTGCGCGCTCAGAAACGGTCTTGGTAATATATACATCACCGTGTTCAGGATTAATCGCCACGTCATAGTGTCCCGGCTTGCCTGCCGTGTAATCGACGTGATAATACACATTTTTCGCATTGCCGTTGACAGCTTTAACCGTTGCCGCCATAAGTGTTTCAAAGGCCTGATCAATCGCTGTCTTGTCCGCATCGCTCATGAGTGTCGGATCGACAGGATTTTCTTTGTAGATGGCAACCAAATTGACGCCGGTCTTCGGTGGCGTAGCGAAATCAAAGGCTTTAGTTTCCCCTGATACCCGCCACTCTAAGAAGGTAAAGCCCTCTTTTTGAGGATCTTGAGGACGTGTAAAGCTGCCTCCTTCGCGAATCGTTTGGTCCTTCGGTTGCGGCGTGCCACCATCTGTGTTAAATGTCGCGGTGAATTCTAAAAACTTATCTACATAAACCAGTACCACAGGCACCGTCGGCATAGTCTCCGTTCCATCTCGGCGGGTAATTTCGAAAGTATTTAAATTACTTGCCCAGGCTGCAGTTGACAACTTATAGCCATACGGAATATGGCTGATAAGTTCCGTTTTTTCATCGTCCGTTAGCGGCCGAGAGGTGAGCGTGCCGTCCATGCCGGATAACAATTCAATCCCGGAATACAGATCTTGCTGATCTGCAATAGGGTTTAGTGTCTCGCCATCAGCTAAGGTCAACAACACATCGCGACTGAAGATACCCACATATTCCGTGTTCCCGTTGACGACGTCTTGAGATACATCGGTCTTGAGCGGTGCATCGCCGCCTGTCGTCCACCCTTTAAACGTATCCATCTCATCATACTTTAACGTGACGGACGGATTGGTGCCTAAGGCCTGTCCTTTAAGCACTTCCACCGCCGCAACAGGCTCTGCAAAGTCAAAGGTCTTAAAGGTGACCGTTGCCCACTGCTCAGGGTCTTTCACCCATTGAGCTGTCAAAGTGATATTGTCATTGATCGGTGCGGTAAAATCATAGGCTTCACCCTGTAATGTCCATCCAGCGAACGTAAAACCTGTTTTGGTCGGCGCCGTCGGTGCCTCGGCAACCTCACCCTGCGTCACTGTCACAGGCTCAACGGCTGTCCCGCCATCGGTATCAAAGGTCACCGTACGTTTTTCCATAGCCGGTTCTATTAATGCCGCCGCCATGCTCCACGTTGCCTTCAAGGTCATATCCCGAGCTACCGGCATGTCTTTCGTGTAGCGCGTCTCTCCGTCATACCATCCCTCAAAGGTGAGGGCGTTACCGTCAGGACCCGTCGGTGCCGTAGTCGGCGTCGGCAGTGTGGCAAACTTGCCGTCTTCGACGGTTTCTGTCGTCATCGTCCCTGTCCCGCCATTATAGTCATAGGTCACAGTGTGGTTGACCACAATAGGATCAGCCGGTTCCAGTGATGCCGCCGCCATGCTCCACGTTGCCTTCAAGGTCATATCCCGATCTACCGGCATGTCTTTCGTATAGCGCGTCTCTCCGTCATACCATCCCTCAAAGGTGAGGGCGTTGCCGTCAGGATCCGTCGGTGCCGTGGTCGGCGTCGGCAGTGTGGCAAACTTGCCATCTTCGACGGTTTCTGTCGTCATCGTTCCTGTTCCGCCATTATAGTCATAGGTCACAGTGTGGTTGACCACAATAGGATCAGCCGGTTCTATTAATGCCGCCGCCATGCTCCACGTTGCCTTCAAGGTCATATCCCGAGCTACCGGCATGTCTTTCGTGTAGCGCGTCTCTCCGTCATACCATCCCTCAAAGGTGAGGGCGTTGCCGTTAGGATCCGTCGGTGTCGTGATCGGCGTCGGCAGTGTAGCAAACTTCCCGTCCTCTACGGTTTCTTTTGTCATCGTCCCTGTCCCGCCATTATAGTCATAGGTCACGGTGTGGTTGACCACAATGGGATCAGCCGGTTCCAGTGGTGCCGCCGCCATGCTCCACGTTGCCTTTAAGGTCATATCCCGAGCTACCGGCATGTCTTTCGTGTAGCGCGTCTCTCCGTCATACCATCCCTCAAAGGTGAGGGCGTTACCGTCAGGACCCGTCGGTGCCGTAGTCGGCGTCGGCAGTGTAGCAAACTTCCCGTCTTCGACGGTTTCTGTCGTCATCGTTCCTGTCCCGCCATTATAGTCATAGGTCACGGTGTGGTTGACCACAGGATCAACTACCGGATCTTTCGTCCAACTGGCCGTCAAAGTCATGTTGCTGTAGACCGGTGTATTAAAACGATACATGTCACCGTTTAATGTCCAACCTAAGAAAGTATAGCCTGGTCGAGTCGGATCGGCAGGTCGTGCCACAGTCTGTCCTTTTGTGACCCACAAGCCATTTACCGCAGAGCCGCCGGCAGTGTTGAAATTGACATAGTAGCTCTCAACCGGTTGAACCGTCTCTTCAAAACGGGCATAGAGGTTGATGTCCCTATAGACAGGCGCGGTAAAATTGAACCTACTTCCCAAGCTGTCCACCCAGCCGATAAATGTCTTGCCAGATTTAACAGGGCTTTTCGGTGCAGTGACATACTCTCGTGTCGTTTGGGTGCTGTAGAGACTGCCGTCCACATAGAAATTCACTCGGTGATAGTCAGCGTGCGGCGGCACGATGTTCCCCACTTCCCATCTTCCCGGCGCAGACACCCAACGGTAGACCGGTGCCGGTGTGGTGACAGTGGTCTTCTTCGCTACCTCCACTTTACGGTTGTGGTACAGATTATAGATAAGCTCAAAGGTTTCTTCACGGAGTCCATCCAGGGTGTAGTCTTGGTTTGGAATGTCCACGCCTTCCAGAATGCCGTTTGCTTTACTGAAAGTGACATAGGGTGCATACCACGGTTCTACAGTAGTGACTTCTTTAAAAGCCGGGTGCAGACGAGACAACATGGCGAGAATTTCGCTGTACTTAATCTTGTCGTCCGGTCTAAAAGTGCCGTCTTCATAGCCTTTTATAAAACCTTTTTCCACAGCGGCGTTGATATAACCATTGGCCCAGTAGGTTGTGTCGACGTCAGTAAACTTGGATGCAGACACCTTTTTAGTCTCGGCGGACGCTTCCAAGTTTTCCC comes from the Peptoniphilus equinus genome and includes:
- a CDS encoding InlB B-repeat-containing protein, with product MDKRVGKVALALVLLGGTVTPALAQEMTVPRDNVKIQWLVDKGWVIGRGDVGYELDKTITRAEFTKMIVVGENLEASAETKKVSASKFTDVDTTYWANGYINAAVEKGFIKGYEDGTFRPDDKIKYSEILAMLSRLHPAFKEVTTVEPWYAPYVTFSKANGILEGVDIPNQDYTLDGLREETFELIYNLYHNRKVEVAKKTTVTTPAPVYRWVSAPGRWEVGNIVPPHADYHRVNFYVDGSLYSTQTTREYVTAPKSPVKSGKTFIGWVDSLGSRFNFTAPVYRDINLYARFEETVQPVESYYVNFNTAGGSAVNGLWVTKGQTVARPADPTRPGYTFLGWTLNGDMYRFNTPVYSNMTLTASWTKDPVVDPVVNHTVTYDYNGGTGTMTTETVEDGKFATLPTPTTAPTGPDGNALTFEGWYDGETRYTKDMPVARDMTLKATWSMAAAPLEPADPIVVNHTVTYDYNGGTGTMTKETVEDGKFATLPTPITTPTDPNGNALTFEGWYDGETRYTKDMPVARDMTLKATWSMAAALIEPADPIVVNHTVTYDYNGGTGTMTTETVEDGKFATLPTPTTAPTDPDGNALTFEGWYDGETRYTKDMPVDRDMTLKATWSMAAASLEPADPIVVNHTVTYDYNGGTGTMTTETVEDGKFATLPTPTTAPTGPDGNALTFEGWYDGETRYTKDMPVARDMTLKATWSMAAALIEPAMEKRTVTFDTDGGTAVEPVTVTQGEVAEAPTAPTKTGFTFAGWTLQGEAYDFTAPINDNITLTAQWVKDPEQWATVTFKTFDFAEPVAAVEVLKGQALGTNPSVTLKYDEMDTFKGWTTGGDAPLKTDVSQDVVNGNTEYVGIFSRDVLLTLADGETLNPIADQQDLYSGIELLSGMDGTLTSRPLTDDEKTELISHIPYGYKLSTAAWASNLNTFEITRRDGTETMPTVPVVLVYVDKFLEFTATFNTDGGTPQPKDQTIREGGSFTRPQDPQKEGFTFLEWRVSGETKAFDFATPPKTGVNLVAIYKENPVDPTLMSDADKTAIDQAFETLMAATVKAVNGNAKNVYYHVDYTAGKPGHYDVAINPEHGDVYITKTVSERAGLPTAMVNFITAGHWKRGDVPETLSKVKVTNVNDVSKSRFIEREDLVRLSKGELSAAAGILKYFLPETPQFLKELPGNEVQIDYYYVKDGKTYIKTDIVTFTDDYK
- a CDS encoding sigma-70 family RNA polymerase sigma factor, with amino-acid sequence MTYESFERILETVMACPTHEAQMALILAVKPLILAQMQRYCPVSSEYEDLFHDGCVVVLECLRRYDPKKGRFLNLIKNYLRYYYLETFRYLSVKTARETSKDGALERIADEADVTEGLFSEETGKALREALQRLTVREREVVLYYYRDGLSHKAIGERLGLAPRTVINAKARALKKLKTELM